The Dermacentor andersoni chromosome 1, qqDerAnde1_hic_scaffold, whole genome shotgun sequence genomic interval TTACAGTGCAAGGCTAAACAtggacagagacaagaaagaacGTGTACAACGCTGCAGTGCTAACTGACCGCGTAAACACACTTAGCAGAAGTGTCACCTCAAGCAGAACCTTCTTGACGCTGTTTCTTGTCACCACGTCTTTCTTTCCTCTAGCTCTCGTTCTCATCTTCCTATTCCCCCTCTCCCGTCCCCCTGTGTAGCATAGTCAACCAGACACAttgctggttaacatccctgccttctccctttctttcattttcctttccCTCTGCTGTTGTTTTCTCTGTCCCCGTTTAGCCTTGCGCTGTAGATACATTGAGGATGACCCACCAACCAGCCGTAAACGTTCACCTATAACTGTTACCATCCCATCAAAGGAAATACTTAGGAATTCAAATTCAGCCTGTATTCCAAAGTACGAGCCTGAGTGCCGGAGCACGTAAAAGAGGCACTCTCGTGAGCTCAAAGTAACAACGACATAAGTCAAACGGGTACTTGGTGCGATCTGTAAAACTTTGCAATAACCTCTCCCCTCCCCAAACCATAACTACAGGAGCAAAAAGGGCCCCTCAAGGCAAATCACGAAACTAGAGATTGCAGCTACACCCGTGCCATGCGATAGAAATAATCATGCGTAATCAGAATCAGCCTAGGTGACTGAAAAAATAGTTAAATTTAGTTAAAGTTTTAATGACGTCAACACTTGCGTGATACCAAACCCATCGCACACATCTTGAGGCAACTTTTATGGAAATGGCGGGGCCTTGTGCGTTTGAAAACTTGGAGCATTCAAAATTCCGTGCCCTCCTCGTATGCGTCATCATCATGACGAATGGAGGCATATCAGAACAGCTCGAGAATGTAACACAGCTTTGTGCACTGGCTAGGTAATGACGCAGTTGATCGTCATTTTCTGCACGAAGCAGTACATTTAAGTTAATTTGCTTCTGCGTAGTCATGCTGTCTTGTGACGTAACATAACAGCTACTATTACAGGGGCGCCAACAGTCGAACTAAATTTGAGAAATGGCCCTGTAAATGTAAAGTTTTCTTACCTATGCTTTAGCAACTGTTAACATCAAAGTATTTTTATTGTGAAGGCACGTTGCACTTCGTGTACGGCGATTCGAACTATTCTTTAAATTCTTGGTCAACAAATGCTCCATGGTAATGTCACGTTGCATAAAAGTTATTCCGGGACATCATGCTCTTCACGTCTCTTTTCATAGCCTAGGTGTAGCTTTTGGGCATCAAGCCacataaaaaaagagagaaacagggTAAATTCTGTAAGTTAAACTGTCATACCGTGTAGCTGTAGGAGCAAGTACGCTGGCGGCTTTGCGCACACACTACGAATATTTAGGAAAGTAATTCAGGTCTAGCGTTAACTCGCCAGAACTGATCAGCCCCTCTCACAAGTTATTCACTAACCACATATAGCCACACCaacaaaaaagtatatatatatatatatatatatatatatatatatatatatatatatatatatatatatatatatatatatatatatatatatatatatatatatctgtgtgtatgtgtgtgttcgGTTTAAATTATCGGTTCTCAAGAAGAAAatgatgaataaatgaatgaacgtTTAATAAAATAAGGATGACACTACTTATTGAGAACGAGGGGATTAAAAAAAGGGTACATTTTACAGTGAAGCCGACTCCTTCTCAGGCCTAGATACGGTGGGTGACGCTTGTCTTCCTCGCGAAGGTCAGGAGGCTGAGCAGCATCTTAGgttccagctaacgttagccaagctctaaGCCAAAACACGGTGCAAGGTGCGATTTCAAGACCAGTGGTATTCGGTTATTGGAATTCTGGAGTCCGAACACCGTGAGTCTTATAACTGTATCTTGCACTatgtttttttaaatcttttctTTTCGTTGAACAGTTCGGCTAACATTAGCTGCGACACACTGTACACATCTATATACAGTCGCCGGTGATTTGAAGATGATCGGCTGCGTGAAAGGCTTTCGTATTAAGCGCTCCTCACCGGTAAGAAGGCTGCAGCTATCTTTCATACGATATCAGATGCTGCCTAAATTGGTTATACTTTGAACCCCTCGTGAAAATAAGCAACCTTTGCACGCCTTATACCAACCCAATGATGATTTAGGTGATCACGTTCATAAAGGCGACAACTGTACCCTTTTCTTTTGTGCGTCGCTGCCGGTCGGTGCTGTCCACAGTTCATCGGCGCACAGTGCCGTATCAAATACAAAGCTATGAAGAAGAGAATTATATATTTCGTGGCTCTTCGCGAGGCATTTCAGTGCAAGCACTTGCTCCAGCTATGCCCTAACTAGAAATCAAATGGAGATGTTGAAGGAAACACGCTTGCGGCTACCACAATTTCATAGagcaaaaaaatattaaataaaaaaattataggccgccAGGAACTTAGCACCCGTAACTCTCTAAGTACATGCCATGCTTATAATGCGGTTTCTATGACGTGTCGACAcaggcgtgcgcgcgcgcgtcacCTTGCACTCTCTCATTTATCAAACCGACGTTTCTGTATGCCTCGCCTATCTTACAAACCCGCGAATTCGTGCACGCTGTGACGCATTCGCGTACGCTTGAGTTTTCTACTATAGATAACCCAAAAGCGGGTGAAGTTCGCCAATAATGTTATAAAATAAATGCACAATCGATGGTGGAGTTGAACCTCTGTCTTCTAACACAGCAGCTCAATGCTTTAACGACTAAGTCACGAtcgctttccttttctctttatCGCCAGGTTTCTGCAAGTCAGAAAgtgaacaacataaaaaaaaaacgtgtgcacGAATAAAGACAACCTAATAGGCATCCCAGACAGGTAGCGCCACTAGGCCGTGATCGAGGCACTATAGGCCAAGGTCGCACGCATGTTTCTCTCGTGCCAAAGTAGCTCGTCAAAACGTCTGGCATGTTCGTTACGTGCCAGTTGTTGGCATTCCTGGTTAGACTGCACcgccttcgggatcgacccatTTTTTTCGTCAGAGGAACGTGTGATACTTCCAGTCCAAATGGGTGAAATCTCGAAGTGAGCGCTATTGTAATAAAATAATCGAGATATGTTATCGGGCACTCCTGAGTGACCCAGACAGTGGGCCATGACTTGGGCCGGTCCAACCGGACAGGTGACGCGTGGTTCAGCCTGTGCACGCATCCACCCGCTGGATTAAAAGAGCGTGGCCcgtactcacacacacacacacacaaaaaaaaagttcttacgctaatgATCGTCGTGGCAGAAGATTCTAGCCAACCGAGTTGTCGGACATATAGTTAGCCAAGGAAGCCGGCGAATGGTAAAGCGTGCTCTTGCGAACGATACCAATAAGTCAAGTAACTATTTTAATTAGCGAAATAAGTTAGTAAGTATTTATTGTAATTAGCGAAATAAGTAGGTTTTTTCTGTCGAATGATGTCAGCCCGGGGATACAATCGATCTGTGGTGACGTAGCTCAAGTAAATGTTGTagcatttcttaaaaaaataacgTGTTCGAAGTAAAAACAAGAGAAACAAAACTCCGTAAACATGGTAACAACCCGACAAACCCGTCATGCTCATCCCTATACTTTTATTCCGTATTCCCTTTAACAAGAGAATGGAATGCGCTTCCACGTTAATGGTGTCCCTCTCTTGAGACCTTAGAATCCACTCTTTAGCTCTGTGTAGATTTTTCTTCCGTCTGTATTTCTTGCTCCTCCTGCTTGGACATTCCATGTCCTGCAGTAGTcaatggataaataaatgaatacgtGGACCCaccgccagaaaaaaaaaagcgcatataTTTCTAGCCGGCGTGAACTCCGGACCTGAACCGGGCCCCTGAGATCGGAAACGCGAGCTGACATGGCTCCTGGTCTATGGACCAAGAGACGCCCACTGGCTCGTCGTCTGGATAAAGCATTAGAAGCGAGCAACTTGTAGTGTGTGCATACGCCTCTCTGTTTCTATTTCCTTCTTTCGCCGTTGGCTTAAGGGCCCGACCACTATTCTCTACCGCAGGCACTGTCTGCCTTGTGCCTGCTGTGGGCCCTAGCCCACACcgaagccggcggcggcggctacgGGGGAGGCGCCGTGGCCGTCGCAACTCCGGTCATCGCCAAGACCACGCCCATCCTCGTCGCGGCCTCCAAGCCCGTCCTCCCTAGCATGGGCAATGCAGGCCACTACCTCGGCTACGCGGGCAACGTCTTCGAGCAGCTGCTGAGGTTTAGCGGACACTACGGACTCCCCAGCGGTGGCGGGGGAGGGGGCAAAGGTACGGGCCAGTATGGCCTGCGTAATCCGAGGTGGAAGCGGATCCCCGAAGACAGCGGCACACGTGGTAGTCGAATGGGTGACGGCCGCTTCGTAGTCGCCCCGACTGTTGAGGTATCGCGCGACATTGGAGCTTGAGCGCGCTTcagcattaagaaaaaaaaaaaaaaacctttatttAACCTACGCTGAGGTGCGTGCGCTCGTGAACAGAAACTTTAAGCAAATTTGTACATGCGTACAAAGGCATCGTTGGTACACAAGAGCGGTTAGCAAATCGGGCGCCTGCCAATAGTGAAAGCGCCGGCTAAGGAAAACTACTCGTGAGCGGGAAGGAGTCGTAAATATGGCCCTTAATCTACTAGCTAGTTTAATTCGGAACGCGAAACCTTCTTCAGATTCACTGATGCGCATCATTCTGTAAGAGCGGTGCTGTGTCATTGATGCCGTCAAGAAGGGAAGTTTAATTAGTATTTCGAAAGGTTCCATTTaattttctattattattattattattattattattattattattattattattattattattattattattattattattatgcgtcGCGCTGAGTGGCCAATACCGAGGATAACGACGGCGTGACGGCCTCCGGGCCGAGTGTGAGCCTAAGACGAAGGGTGTAaaggatgaaaaagaaaatgctaacCTAGAACACCCAGTTTCAATGACACATCATGGAGGAAAAGCGGAAAAGAAGACACGCAATTGTGACACGCTGTCAGGGGACCGCCTTCAGTCTTTGATACGGCCAAATGAGCGTTATGGTTGGCACTGTGGCCGCGCATGGCCGGATGGTCGACCAACGCTGTGAGGCGACTTCGCTGCGAGGCGAGAGGCTTACAGGCACTGCGCGTCGTTTGGCTCCCTTTCTTTGTTCGCCAGGTCTGTTGCGTGCCGTCAGTGTGCCCGTGTTCAGCGGCAGTGTGATGCTGGGCCACGGCCTGGGTcgtggcggaggcggcggcggcggtgcctTCCTTCTGGGCCACGGCGGCGGCTACGGTGGTGGCAGCGGCTTTGGCGGCGGATCCATCAAGACCTACAAGTTGGCCCATAGCTCCTATGGCGTTCCCGTCGGCCTGCCCGTCAGCTTGGCCCACGGATGGCACTGACACTACGGGAGCTGGCCCTCCCGACACTTCCTCAGCGTAAGTGCGCGTGTTTCCGCTGTTTGGTGCTGATAGGTGTAGCTCTCGCGCACGTGTTACGCTGTCACATAATTCTGATAGCACTTTGGATATTTCCTATGGACACGCGTACGTGTAAGAAGGCTTAGCACGTAATTACAAGCCAAGAGCAGTCATTTTTAATGTTCTGCATATAACATTTCCTCGTTCACCTTTCAAGATTTGTACATGAGAGTGCTTTAGGTTTCTACCACGACGCCTTATCACGACGCCTTGTCATGACGCCTCAGTGCGTAATTGCTGCACTTACGATATGGAATGATGATGCTCTCGTTTAGAGTCCGCTATATATCCGTGAGTCGCTCTATGTGGATTACATTGTCTTGCGTCTAATCTCCCTGCGATGTGAAGGCTTACTCGACCAGTGAAACCGATGTAGTTGCCATGCCTATCTTTCTTGTATGCATGGAGACTGTCACCCACTCAGTGAGCGATTGCTTAGTGTTCTCATTTAATTTTTGTATAAGAACTCAGCTCTAATAAAGCACTGACTGCGACGCAAACCCGCACAGGCACGGTGTGCGCATGTGGAGCACGCATATGCTATAGTTTACGTCGCAGAAGATGCCGCTTGACAATCGTGAACTGCGCTAAACTCTTTTTCTTATTGCATATACCATGGAACGTATACGCTTATCACTTGCATTATCTTTCGAAATTTTTGATGGCAGCCagttttcctgctttttgaaaTGTTAAGTAATGAAAAGTATTTGAAGTATGATAGAAGCGTATCGTTCGGAGCCGTTTACTTGTGGCAAAGAGAGTAACAGCTGCCACCACGTGGCTGGATAGACCCTTCAATATGAGAAATTCTCGGTGCAGTACGCAGAATGGCATTGACTATACTGTTTTCGACCAATCCGTTGGCTAATCGGCGACGGGCTGGTCACAACGACGTCGAAAGAGCGCACCTACCCCTGAATTGAGCCACTGAACTCGCGTTCGCCTGCTATCGCAGAAAttgtgcagatccaacgcacattttTTGGAATCTATCTGAAGCTAAGTTTTCTTGAAGCGGTTACTCGAATGCTATAAATGTGCCCGTTTCGTTGCTGCGTCCTTGGCGcaaactggcgcgcgctctcgctGCGCAATGCGACGCGCGATCATCTCGAGGTTGGCTTTGGAAGGAGTGCGATTACCGGGCGGCTGTGCTGGGGCACCGAGGTCCCATCCTCGGGGTGCGTGATTCAATTTTTGGTGGCCCaggcatcgagtgacactcttgtttcttgcgcagcacttccggttcacctcctgagacgaccggggacgaaattcgaAAACAAAAATAGAATAAAAATAGTATACAGTACAAAATTCCTGGGTTCCATTATGGATATGATACCAGAGTATATATAAGGATAGTTACGAGTTACTGCAGCCCCtccggaataattagaattaattagaaatcccCGATTAGTGCACACCAACGCACAGAATCGTGGACTTTAGAGACCCgtcacgtgagcacgactttcgcgaaattcctggaaacccggaagtagaaagcggatgTAATGACCTCACTAATGATGTCTCACACAATAAGGTGGCATCGTATTTAACGGACTAactaatggaaaacagttgcctccgagttcagTTCGTGCCTTGCGTTCACCTAAAGTTAAActgaagaacaccaacgccgaggtgcgagtgccacctAAAGTTAAActgaagaacaccaacgccgaggtgcgagtgccactaagagacacgtaagtcaaagattagggtcgccgaccatttttttaagtgtgagctattcggcaagacaggaGCAACACCTAACAGCCACGGCCAGGAAAGTCCGGGaggattcgaaaaaaaaaaaaaaagaaagaatgaaagaaaggaaaaagaaaagaaaagaaaaactcatCTTCAAAATTTATTGACAGTCGAAATAGCTGATACGCTGCTTCCATAGGCACTTCTGAGCATGGACACGCTTAGTCCTTTATATGTAGGAACACTTCTGTGTTCGATTTTGACACGGTGTTATGAAAACTGTGATTTCCGGACACATTTTTTGATGTACATGGCGCTTTAGATAGACATAAGACAAAACCCTAAACTACAGTATACAGCTCTTTGGAATTGCCAAGTTACATAGAAGTTTCTTTCCACAATTATTGCTTTTCGCGAACAAAAAATATTCCCAATTTTCGTTAGATCTATGGATCATAATAAGTTGATCTTCGCATGTTTCTCAGAAAGGTAATTCAACCGTAAAATACCGAGCTTGTGAATGCGTGGTGTGCTCTTCAGCCTAAAGACGCAAATTCTTGTGGCAATTTCATCTTCGTTACCTGTGCGACTGCAGGTATTCGCGAAAACGGCGTTTTCCTAGTTAAATCACATCTGTTTTCAGTGAGTTGTCATTCGTGCCCCCCGATTCCGGGACTTGATCTTACATAAGCAGGGCTACTTATTGTTGCTTttttgcgtaagcattctttggcgagctccccaACCCTGTCACGCAAAAAGTATAATGCCTTAATATcagcacaaaaatgcgtaatttgcaaagttaagacatttaatcatTATGATAGTCTATATGTAGATGATTGGAAACTTGTAAGCGAGAAGGAGcaatttaaagcaaaaaaataaaatacccatAGTGCTCCTTAGAAAATACACGGGGAAGCTTATAGTAAGGGTGAGCCAACTGATGTTTGgggttgggtcaacttgaaatttggaggtgggccaactgaaatttggggaagggccaacttgaaatttggaaatGGGCCAAATTAATCTTGGGGTTGGCCAAATTAAACTCCGGGTacgccaacataaatttgggtgtgggccaacttgaaatttcggggtgggccaacttgaaatctgtggataggccaagttgaaatctggaGGTGGGTCAACTTTAAGTTTGGGGTGGGGGAGGGGTGGCCCaaatgaaatttggggatgggccaacctaTATTTCGGGTGGGCCTACTTGAAACTTGGGCTTGGCACAACTGAAATGTGCAGTTGGGCCAACTCGAAATTCGGGCGTGGCCCACTTGAGATTTTGGAGTGTCCCAATGTCTATTTGAACGCTGCTGAACGTCCTTCGAGTCATTAAGACCTCGCGGCGAAGTGAGCACGATTAGattagattgtggggttttacgtgccaaaaccactttctgattatgaggcacgccgtagtggagggctccggaaatttcgaccacctggggttctttaacgtgcacctaaatctaagtacacgggtgttttcgcatttcgcccccatcgaaatgcggccgccgtggccgggattcgatcccgcgacctcgtgctcagcagcctagcaccatagccactgagcaaccaaggcgggtgaagtgagcacgttaagacgcttggcgcgttttcattgggccttgccgaggcgcagtcagaacacaggcgagagcttgcgtggacaaggaatgcGCGCATAAcgcaggcttgcgagagcgacagcgagggcGACATGACatcgcggcgatgcactctcccctcacgcagcgctctgctccgtcgaggcgcccTCATGCCTggcgttccggctcaattggtacgATTGCGTTGAAGgggcctaagcattctttgccaccggaaaggccatGGGTGGACGCGCATCGACTAgcaaaagcaagcaagcaaaactaagcaaaaacgAAGTGACAGCCGAGCAaaacaatgcttatgcattagtAGGCAagtctcagaatttctgtagctttttttttctttttttttgattaCACGTGAATCAGGAAACATTCACATCTGTCAGGTAATTCCTGCTACTCGACTTTCCCGGTGGTCGGTAATAGAACACACAGTGTGATTCATCTCACTCTTTCTGGCtgttgcacacgcacacacacgcaaaaaaaaaaaaagaaagtgcgaagAAAGTTCACGCGTCATTTCACAAGCGTGCGCTGACCAGATGCTCTTTTCTCGAGGTATCGAAGCGCGTTCTTGTGTAACTGTCACAGTGAAAATACAGCACGGCAAGAGCGTCCCGTACTGTTACGTCGGTAGTGAACACGCCAGTGGAAAAATGCCACACGTCATTACAAACATATCAGTGCGGAAATAGGACATATGTGTCATTAGTCTATATAATATCTTGAACGAATTTACACTTTATAACTGTTGAACAAAACGATCGACGTAATTTGATTCGTTTTTCAAAATAATAACTAATATTACTTATTACTGCTGTATATTTATGCTTTGTTATTTATTCTTTTTGCAGGTAACAAACGACACATCAACCATCTGAAATCCCGGAGGACACCTGTACATAATGTTTCACATTACAGATCATTACGTTTTCCTTTTGTTCAATAAAACACGTTCTATTTTGCTGTTTGAAACAAGTGTTTCAGTTCATGGATTTTAGCTACGAATACGCGCTGCGCTGGAGGAAAAGAGAAAGCGACTGCGGTGAACAAACACGATAAGATTGGACATGAAACCAAGTATTCTTGACGCATAATATCTGCGGTAGTGTGTTCAAGGCGCACAGTAAGACATTCCTATCATCCGTCTCGATTCCGTGCATTGAAGAGAACACTATAGACCGCGTCAGCCATCCAGAGAAGAGAGTCGGAAGAACGGTTCCTCCACTGTCCACTCCTGATCTCCCTCTGCGCGACGCCGGCTGAATGGAAACTTCACGGAAGCATTAGTGCGAAGCAATGAGTGAGGCTCCCCCACATTCTTTCACAGAACGCGCAGCCGGCTCTCGTTATTGATTGGCTGACACGATCTTTGGCGTTCGCTGCACTGCACGGAGTTGGTGAGACGTAGTATAGGTGAAGATGTGTGGCTAAATTGTCCTGtatagagacagagagaaagaaagcgaaagaaaaaaactgaaagGTTAGACAGTGTAGACAGGCTGGTTGCCTTGAGCTGGGGTAAAGGGTAAACGGAATTAAACAGGACAGAAAGAGACACAagcaagaaaagagagaaaatgaaaagGAAACGCGTACACGATTATCATGTGACGCGCGACACTTCTCAAAGTTTCTCACTTCGTCCACTTTTTCTAAAAAAGCGCAACAACGTCGTTCAACGCCTTCTGTGCGGTGCCTTCTGCCCTGTGTAGGCTTTGTAGCAACTATAGCAGCCTGGCGAGTTGTTAAGCACTGCCTCAATAGGGGTGCCCGCTTACTGAATTATCACAACGGAGTCTGCGCAGCAAACTTTAGGTCAACCACCTTCTCTCGAACCGCGCCTCTCGGGAGATAAGAGAACAAGATTGTTGGCAGCCTGTGAGCGAGCTCTGCGACAAGTCCCTTATGGTGTCAGAATATGATGAATACCGACAGCTCGTGCATGACGCGTTCAAGGAGCGCAACGAAAAAGCAAAGTTTACTTCGCGACGTTATACGGAAGCTAAGCGCATTCTTTAAGCGCTGCTGCGTGGAGATCCTACATCTCCTGGGCATGAGCGAACAGACGGTAACATAAGTGTATGGGGCATCTGAAATCTGAGTATTGTGACACTAAGTAGCACATCATGGTGTCGCGGTGAAAATTAATGGCATGATGGAAAACAAGGAAAGTGCACCAATTATCTAGGCACACTATGGATGTTTCATTCAGACGTGTCATGAAAGAAGCTCCCATTTCACATATCTTCTCTTGTGTATGGGCGCCTTGTGGACGCGGCTGCACGAATGTCGTTCGAAGAACACACGaagaccacttgggattctttaacgtgagcCTAGccctaagtaaacgggtgttttcgcatttcacacgcATAGAAATatggctgccgtggctgggatttgatcccgcgacctcgtgattagcagtcgaaccgaataaaaactaagcaactaccgaggggaaggaatgttggcaggtCGAGGAAGGTCGAGgaacgccctgcgtcagttgtacactggacaaatttgcatggtgtttatattTTAGAAATAGCATAAACGTACAGTATAGCCTTCAGTTTACCCGCAACTGCTGTAGTGTCTGTAGTAGCAGAGTTCCGGTATCTTCTCACATCGTCTTTTCCCTGTCCCATCTTTCCCCCTGTACGCCCAGCgatatgctaccactcaagcctacGCTcaagcaactgaagtcgcaggctttcttcaacaggGCGCtcacgttcaatatggctatcctcaagtaCTTTTTGCTGACTTCGCTcaccaaccgggctcagtcctggctaacctccctacctttcatttatcatttgctctctctctcgctcaccgctttctctccagtatcatctcttacactactcgctcctgctagacacaacacaaacacgcaacgaccttaatgaagtatcaattacacactagttgacatgctgtcgatgtacatttCCGCTGATCACCGGGATAGGAGCGGGGTCCTGTCTTTGGTGACATTATCGGTCCACAGCGTCGCTCAACAACAGCGCTCCTTGTTCATCACTTTGTTTTTGTCGAcaggagcatactgtatttcctctgaacctactttcggctttaggtgtgaccttgcacgcccgcttatagcccagtcacacgggcactttcaaagtcctttgaaccaaagatcctttacttcaagggagaatgcgcactgtcacacaggcacagcaaaagAGCCCTACTGGAACGGAGCTTTGAGTCACAGGAGTGCGCGTTCATCCTTTGAATCTTAAGGGAATACCCTCGAGACTACAGGGCGTCCGACAGCAGAAAGGAAAATCTTCaaaaatatggaagttcaatttttacctctttagaacaagcttataagtactgaatactattactaaagtactaaacactttcagGGCACCCGCAATCTCAATCATGAACGCGCCGGTACAGCAGCGCCGGCACGGCCTGTGGTCAGCAGCAACATCGACACAACACGGGtaccatgtgcgatttggttctttggttagcggCTGCTGGGTATCCCAGTCTTCTCGGCATTTTTCTGCGCGTCTTCTTCCCTCGTCACTTTTGTGTCGTAGCTCATCTTCACAATCGTtgccttggaaaaaaaaaagaggcgagaACACTAAAGGGCAACAACgaataatcgacgccaacatgcggtgtacgaagcagtacacatggtggccatcattacaataaatatatctgtatttggtaaagtaatgcctttactacgcgtgcattttgttttgatgtttgtatgtattaggaaaaataaatatttctgcaaAAGTATGACGAACTTATTATACGACGCATTTGGGCCATATTTCTTAAAGTTACTTTTGAGGCGACGGCAGCGCTCAGGATACGTTGCGGTTTCCGTTAAAAGCTTCAACTGAGAACATCCAGAGAGACCGTGTAGCACCGACACATATCTCTTGAACTAATGTGCCTTTGAAAGCTCagtgctccttaacttcaaaggatatttggcatgctcgtgtgactggggtattattaTGTTACGCTGACGGCCACCGTTGTCGTCAGACTGCCGCTCCATTCTAAGCTTCGCCaccaccagagagcacagaaggctgtcttcacaaacaaaccaccggtaTTCGAGCCGAGGTATTTGCAGAATTCTGCATTTAGGAGCTAACCATTACGTTAACCATgtgcacgctaaccattacgctaccgcCTGCCCCCACCACTgtctgtttatctatctgccttcccacttctcgttttcgtCGAAGACGCAGGCACGACGGAAGCAGAAACGAAAAAACAGTAACGATTTCTTGAGCGGCTaactgacacatgaccttaactttggcaggctaCTCTCATTCGAGCGCgtgtaggcttgcggctgtgtgCAGGTCGtcggtcgccttagcttta includes:
- the LOC126546244 gene encoding uncharacterized protein — its product is MRGVALSALCLLWALAHTEAGGGGYGGGAVAVATPVIAKTTPILVAASKPVLPSMGNAGHYLGYAGNVFEQLLRFSGHYGLPSGGGGGGKGLLRAVSVPVFSGSVMLGHGLGRGGGGGGGAFLLGHGGGYGGGSGFGGGSIKTYKLAHSSYGVPVGLPVSLAHGWH